GCTCCCTGGTGCAGAACTCCGACGAGGGTGATCACCACACCGCGGCGAAACTGAACGAGGGACCGGCCCCGGCGCGGGAGCTGTGGCGCCGCATCGCCGCGAAGGATCCCGCGTTCGGGCGGCCCGATGTATTCGGGGCCCACATCCCGGAGACGAAATGGGAGTCGGCCACGGAAGCTGCCTACCGGCTGCTCGGTATCGAGCGTGGTGTGCCCGAGGTGTTCAACTCCACCTACGACATCCGCAGTCTGCTCAATGCCGTCAGCCATATGCGAGACGGCGGCGCGCTGAACATCCCGGGCCCGGATATCGTGCGCCGCAAGCTCATCGGCAGACTGGAGAGTTCCGAGGTCGGTCAGCTCCTCGCCGAGTACGGACTCATCGCCGACGAGTAGCGCGGCGGCCGCCGGCGCCGGGATCCGGTGGGATCCCGCCCCGGCGCGCTCACCGCTCGGCTGCGGGCGGTGAGCGGCCGCCCGCGACTCAGTCGCGCGCGTCCTGTGCGAAGGTGGCCAGCAGCTCCCGCGCGTGCGAACCGCCGTCCAGCAGGCGGCCGGTACGTCGCGCTATCCGCCAGCCTTCGGATTCGCGGCGCAGTTCCAGGCGGTGCACGCTCGCGCGCAGTACCCGATAGCCGTCCTGCTCGTGGTGGACGAGCAGCGATTCGAACACCGCCAGCGCCCCGTCACCGTCGATGTCGATACGAGCGGGCCCTTGGAAGTGCGCCGATCCGGTCGTGATCAACGCCTGGTGCGAGGGTGAGTTCACCATCGCCCGCACCTCGTCGCGGCCGCGCATCTGCCAGCCCTCGACCTCGTATTCACCGTCGGCGCACCACAATTCGGCGGTGGCGTCGGCGGCGCCGGCGTCGACCAGCGGGCCGTACGAGGCGATCAGCCGCAGGATCGCGAGTTCGTCCTCGACTCGGCGCAGGCGGCTCAGTATCCCCACGATATCGTCCTCGGCTGTCACATCACCCTCCTGATCGGTATCGGCATCCGGCCGGTCCACCACACTCACCGCGCCGACAGCTCCCACAGCGCGACGAGCTGTTCGCAGTAGTGCGCGGCCGAGTCCGCGACGACCGTACATCCGGCGAGGGTGGCGCCCACGTCGGCCAGTGTCGCGAGCCGGCGCAGCACACGGTCCGGTTCGCCGATCGGGTCCAGTGGCCCGCTGGGCAGCACCACCTCGAACTCGGGCGGCGAGTCGACCTGCGACAGCATCTTTTTCAGTTCCGCCGCAGGTAGGCCGAACGGCATCCAGCCGTCGCCCGCGCGGACCGCGCGGCGCAGTGAACGCATGGTGCGACCGCCCACCCAGATCGGCACGTGCCGCTGCACGCCGAACGGCTCGACCACCATGCCCGAGAACGTGTAATGCGTTCCGGTGTAAGCGGGTTCGCGCACACCGAAGGCCGCTCGCAGGGCCGCGACCGCGTCGTCGGACCGCTCCCCCCGCCCCTCCCACGGCGCATCCAGCAGATCGAACTCCTCGGCCAGGGAGCCGACGCCGACGCCGAGCACCACACGCCCGCCGCTGATCCGGTCCAGAGTTCCGTAGCGCTTGGCGA
The genomic region above belongs to Nocardia spumae and contains:
- a CDS encoding nuclear transport factor 2 family protein, which gives rise to MTAEDDIVGILSRLRRVEDELAILRLIASYGPLVDAGAADATAELWCADGEYEVEGWQMRGRDEVRAMVNSPSHQALITTGSAHFQGPARIDIDGDGALAVFESLLVHHEQDGYRVLRASVHRLELRRESEGWRIARRTGRLLDGGSHARELLATFAQDARD
- a CDS encoding TIGR03619 family F420-dependent LLM class oxidoreductase; its protein translation is MRLALSSPIVVQFPGQCAPWEAAAGIEDLALIAETADRLGFDHLTCSEHTAVPAAAAAVRGATYWDPVATLSYLAARTTRIRLATSVLVLPYHHPLEIAKRYGTLDRISGGRVVLGVGVGSLAEEFDLLDAPWEGRGERSDDAVAALRAAFGVREPAYTGTHYTFSGMVVEPFGVQRHVPIWVGGRTMRSLRRAVRAGDGWMPFGLPAAELKKMLSQVDSPPEFEVVLPSGPLDPIGEPDRVLRRLATLADVGATLAGCTVVADSAAHYCEQLVALWELSAR